The Tautonia plasticadhaerens nucleotide sequence CAGGCCGAGTTCGCCTCGATCGCCCGGCCGTACCTGGCGGCGGTCGAGGGGGCCTCGGACGAGTCGACGATCCTCACCGCCTACCGGACGGTCCTGGCCACCCTCCACACGCGGTTCATGCCGTTCATCTGCCCGTCGAGCTTCGTGCTCGGGCCCGATGGCGTCCCCCTCGACGCCCGGCTCGGCGACGACGTGCCCCCCTCGGCCGAGGACCGGATCCGCCTGAAGGCCGACCGCGGGATCTGCGGCCTCGCTCGGGCCGAGCAGTTCGCCCCCCTGCCCCCCGCCGCCCGGGGGCGGTCGCCGGGGACGGCCTCGGCGTTCGCCGAGCGCTATCGACGCTACCGGGAGACGCTGGTGCTCCCGTTCGCCCGGGCGCTGGGACGCTGCGACGACCTGGTCGTGCTCGTGGACGTGACGGTCCTGCTCGAAGGGGGCCACGGCATGGTCAACGCCTACCGGGCCTTCCTGGAACAGGTGCTCATGTACGTCGACCCCGGCCTGAGCCCGGGGCGGCAGCTGTTCGCCTCGGCGGTGTCGCTGCTGTCGCTGGGGCTCTCCCGGCTGGAGCACGTGCGCCGGGTGGCCTTCGTGGCCACGAAGGCCGATCGCGTGGTCCGGGAGGACCGGGACCGGCTGCTCGACCTGCTCACGCAGCTCACCCGGCCGATCATCCGGCCGCATCAGGTCCGCAAGGACCTGGGGGTCGAGCACCTGATCGTGGCCGCGGTGCGCTCCACCTGGGCGGAGCCGGGCGACCCGGCCGACGTCCTCCGCTACAACACCCCCCGGGGCGAGGTCCGGGCCCCCGTCTCCCGGCTGCCCGACGACTGGCCCGACCAGTACGACCCCGGCCGCTTCCGCTTCCCCCGCCCCGAGCCCTCGCTGCCCCGGGCCCGGGTCAAGGTGCCCCCCCACATCAACCTCGACCGCCTCGCCCGCTTCGTCCTCGGCCTGAAGTGAAGGCCGGCCCCTGAGCAGCGATCGGGTCAAGGCGATCGCCCCGGGCTGATATGATGTCCGTCGGCCGACGGCCATCCCGCTCCCCCCCGCTCCCCCCCGAGGGACCCCCGATGAGCAATCCCCCCGGCTACGGCCCCTCATCCGGCATCCCCGGCGGCGACGACGACGGGCCCGTCCCCCCCGCCCCCGGACCGGGGCGCCCCGAGGGGCCCGCGACGGAGCCCGGGCCCGCCCGCCGCTCCCGGCCCGTCGACTCCGGCATCCCGGCCCCGGCGATCGACGAGGCGATCCTCGGCCCCCCCCGCGCGTTCGTCGAGGATCCGATCCCCGACCTCGACCTGACGGAGCAGGACGAGCCCGGCCGATCGACGCTCATCGACCGGGGCACCGCGGGATTCCTGCTGCTGCTGATGACGGCCGTCGTCCTGCTGTTCGTCGCCGCGCAGGCCTCGCTATTCCTGACCACGCTGGCGGCCTGGCCGCCGGTGGTCCGGGCGATCGGGTATGCGACGGCGGCGGTCCTGGCCGCGATGTTCGCCGTCTCGATCGTCGGCCTGGCCTGGCGGTACGCGACCCTGCCCGTCTCCCCCGGCCTCCGGCTGGATCGGGCGGACGACCTCGGCCGACGCCGGGCGGTCCAGGCCCAGGCCCGCCGCAACACCGCGCTGGCCAAGCGGCGGCTCGTCGAGTTCCTCGACCTCTACCCGACCGACCCCCGGCACCTCCGCTTCCTCGCCTCGATCTCCGGCGAGGAGGCCGCCCGGCAGCTCCTCGAACGCCGCGACCGCCTCCGGTCCCTCGACCACGCCACCGACGCCGACTGGGTCCTCGACTTCGAGGACCAGTTCCTCACGCCCCTCGACGCCTCGGCCGACGCCCTGGTCACCCGGCACGCCGTCTCCGTCGGCTGGAAGACGGCGATCGTGCCGACCGGCTTCCTCGACGCCCTGATCGTCGTCGCCAACGCCTACCACCTCGTCGGCGCCCTCTGCCGCCTCTACCACCTGCGGGCCGATTCCTGGTCGACCCTGAAGATCACGGCCCACATCTTCGCCAACACCTTCGTCGCCGGCCGCCTGGAGGAGCTGACCGACGCCGCCGCTGACCAAGCATTCGACCAGATGCACGACCTCATCGGCGGCCAGGTCGCCCGCACCGTCCTCTCCCGGTTCTCCTCCGGCATCACCCAGGGCACCGTCAACGCCCTGCTGGTCCGCCGCTTCGGCCGGTCCGCCGTCCGGGCGCTGCGGCCGATCCGCCGCTGAGCCCGACCCCTCCTCTCATTTTGTGTGACTGCCGTTCGCCCCGGCCACGATGATTATGTCGGAGGGACCATCCGACGCGGAGCCGATCCGCCCCCGGCCTAGACCATCGTCCTGCGCCCCTGAGCATCCTCCGTGGCGAGTTCTCGCAATCATCCATCCTTCCCGATCCCCCGGACCTCCTGCCGTCGCCGCCCCCGGCCGGGTCGTCTCGGTGAGCCCGGAGGAGCCGGGGCCGGGCCTCTCGTCCCCCGGCCCCTCCCTTCCCACGATCGGCGATCGGGGCCCGCGAGCGGATCGGGTGATGCCTGTCACCTCGGCCGCCCCGATCGACGGAGCGAAGCCATTTCGATTTCGGGAACCGTTGTGGTGGCAATTCTTTGCGTCGAATCGATCCCTGCGCACCGGGGGCGCACCGGAGGCGCACTGGGGGCGCACCGGGCGCGCCCCGGCCGGTGCCGGAGCCGTCGGACGACACGGGCCCCTCGCCTCGAATCGCCCGACGGGGGTCGGCCCGACACCCGTCCCGGCTTGGACGTCCGTCTCGGGAGCCGGCGGGCCGCCTCGCGGTGTCCTCGGAAAACGGAACGAAGCCATTTCGGATTTCGAATTCCTTGTTATTCCATCGAGTTGCGTCGATTGCTTGGGGCGCACCGGGGCGCACCGGGCCGGTCCCGATCGACGTCCCGGGCATCCGGGGCGGGTCGACCGACGCCCGATGACCTTCCGAGGGGGTCCGGCACCGGATCGGATTCCGGGGGATTCGATTGGATCGGTCGGGGAAGATCGTCCGATCATTCCAGGTGGATCGGCCCCGGCCGGGGAGGGCGTGCCCTCCCCGGGGGATGGCAAGACCGGGGCGGTCGGCGGGGTGTCGAGGCTCGACTCGGGAGCGGGGTGCTCGGATGGGATCGTCCTTCTGGCGGAATCGGATCGGTTCGGGCCCCCGGCGCTCGACGGCACCGGCGGGGCACCGCAGGCGTCGGGCGTGGGCGGTCGCCGGGAAGGTCGAGGGGCTGGAGCCCCGGGTCGTCCTGGCGAGTTTCACCGTCACCAGCGCCGCCGACGGCGGGCCCGGCTCGCTCCGGGACGCCATCGAGCAGGCCAACCGGCTCCCCCAGGAGGAGCACACGATCGAGTTCGCCGCCTCCGTCGGCGACGCGATCGTGCTGACCGGGCCGCTGCCCACGGTGTCCGTCGACATCGAGATCGAGGGGCCGGAGGAGGGCGAAGACCGCCTGACCATCGGCCGATCCCCCTCCCCCGACACCCCCGAGTTCCGGCTCTTCACCGTCGCCGAGGACGCCGACCTCCGCCTCCGCCGCCTGATCCTCACCAACGGCGACGCCGAGTTCGGCGGCGCGATCTTCAACGAGGGGATCGTCGGCCTGGACTTCTCCACCGTCGTCGGCAACCGGGCGCGGTTCAAGGGCGGGGGCGTCTACAACCGGGGGACGCTCTACACCTACCACGCCCGGATCGAGGGGAACACGGTCGAGGGGGCGACGACCATCGGCTACGGCCCGGCCGGGATCGGCCGGGGGGGCGGCATCTACAACGACGGCTGGGCCGCGATGTCGGTCACCAGCGTCACCGGCAACCGGGCGAACCGCGAGGGGGGCGGACTGTTCAACGAGGGGACGTTCAACATCCAGGCCAGCACCTTCAGCGGCAACGTCGCCGAGGGGTTCGTCCTGGCCGGCGGCCTGGTCCCCTACGGCCGGGGGGGCGCCATCTACAACGCCCATACCGTGAAGATCGACGCCTCCACCATCGCCGAGAACCGGGCCAACCGGGTCGGCGGCGGCATCTTCAGCAACGTCATCCGGGGGGGATCGGACCGGGTCAACCCGTACC carries:
- a CDS encoding YcjF family protein translates to MSNPPGYGPSSGIPGGDDDGPVPPAPGPGRPEGPATEPGPARRSRPVDSGIPAPAIDEAILGPPRAFVEDPIPDLDLTEQDEPGRSTLIDRGTAGFLLLLMTAVVLLFVAAQASLFLTTLAAWPPVVRAIGYATAAVLAAMFAVSIVGLAWRYATLPVSPGLRLDRADDLGRRRAVQAQARRNTALAKRRLVEFLDLYPTDPRHLRFLASISGEEAARQLLERRDRLRSLDHATDADWVLDFEDQFLTPLDASADALVTRHAVSVGWKTAIVPTGFLDALIVVANAYHLVGALCRLYHLRADSWSTLKITAHIFANTFVAGRLEELTDAAADQAFDQMHDLIGGQVARTVLSRFSSGITQGTVNALLVRRFGRSAVRALRPIRR
- a CDS encoding choice-of-anchor Q domain-containing protein gives rise to the protein MGSSFWRNRIGSGPRRSTAPAGHRRRRAWAVAGKVEGLEPRVVLASFTVTSAADGGPGSLRDAIEQANRLPQEEHTIEFAASVGDAIVLTGPLPTVSVDIEIEGPEEGEDRLTIGRSPSPDTPEFRLFTVAEDADLRLRRLILTNGDAEFGGAIFNEGIVGLDFSTVVGNRARFKGGGVYNRGTLYTYHARIEGNTVEGATTIGYGPAGIGRGGGIYNDGWAAMSVTSVTGNRANREGGGLFNEGTFNIQASTFSGNVAEGFVLAGGLVPYGRGGAIYNAHTVKIDASTIAENRANRVGGGIFSNVIRGGSDRVNPYRIEDSVLESSIVADNENGDLVVKTGTFLSQGNNLLAGGAEVAPQPTDLVGVDPMLGPLGFYGGYSLTHPLLPGSPALDRGLRDPDFAFDQRGTFRPEGEADIGAFESNGFNLSVVSGGGQSAPPGSAFGEPLTVSVEPVDDQPVAGGVVVFSAPTSGASAVLASATAVIGPSGLAGVGASAGEVPGSYAVEATAGVGSGVSFGLTNEGTPPAVEPSSIGEPAPAASPIPVSAQRPSPYRSASGLPGAFPAGRWAAFAARRGVPADRQSILELLRSRGRPA
- a CDS encoding YcjX family protein encodes the protein MINPLRRQPFRSRRSVGLVGLFYSGKTVLLTSLIAHLRNHDPDRLPLSPSGDPVELTLLGDLPPAVCAERFDFDDHYNRLIESDWPAKTDRLNEYRAEYVIGRDSWWTTDLSLVDLPGERLADMVIALHPDFEAWSDAVLGVFRNQAEFASIARPYLAAVEGASDESTILTAYRTVLATLHTRFMPFICPSSFVLGPDGVPLDARLGDDVPPSAEDRIRLKADRGICGLARAEQFAPLPPAARGRSPGTASAFAERYRRYRETLVLPFARALGRCDDLVVLVDVTVLLEGGHGMVNAYRAFLEQVLMYVDPGLSPGRQLFASAVSLLSLGLSRLEHVRRVAFVATKADRVVREDRDRLLDLLTQLTRPIIRPHQVRKDLGVEHLIVAAVRSTWAEPGDPADVLRYNTPRGEVRAPVSRLPDDWPDQYDPGRFRFPRPEPSLPRARVKVPPHINLDRLARFVLGLK